Proteins from a single region of Chryseobacterium scophthalmum:
- a CDS encoding phosphoribosyltransferase codes for MTPKQLLELDKIITKKEWVDNPLHTSVNNKLFKLLNRLDNDEVTLILELLQKFTWISNSQYDKKILDVFRKIDSNIIKSCKKLYFFPIVKPRDSKKLKSGLSIIYPIVGILNYIEEFDHVNTGNIISNFQQLKRITLKEDEYLILVDDFIGSGKTFEDCYNQIQQYSIPNEKIIICTLAIQEDGLELIQKYGFSVYYSHIEKKGISNNYVGDEIITRISKMTLIEKKLKYNPSYSLGFEKSEGLISMIKTPNNTFPVFWHEYVEGEEVMKAPFPRY; via the coding sequence ATGACACCTAAACAATTATTAGAACTAGATAAAATAATTACAAAAAAAGAATGGGTTGATAATCCATTACATACAAGTGTTAACAATAAATTGTTTAAACTCTTGAACAGATTAGATAATGATGAAGTAACATTAATTCTTGAATTACTGCAAAAATTTACATGGATATCCAATAGTCAGTATGATAAAAAAATATTAGACGTTTTTAGGAAAATAGACTCAAATATTATTAAATCGTGCAAGAAACTTTATTTTTTTCCAATTGTAAAACCTAGAGATTCAAAAAAATTAAAAAGTGGGCTATCTATAATATATCCAATTGTAGGAATTTTAAATTACATCGAAGAATTTGATCATGTCAACACAGGAAATATTATCAGTAATTTTCAACAACTAAAAAGAATTACTCTTAAAGAAGATGAATACCTAATATTAGTTGATGATTTTATAGGGTCGGGAAAAACTTTTGAAGATTGTTATAATCAAATACAGCAATATTCAATTCCAAATGAAAAAATCATTATTTGCACTTTAGCTATACAAGAAGACGGTTTAGAATTAATACAAAAATATGGATTTTCTGTTTATTATTCCCACATTGAGAAAAAAGGCATTAGTAATAACTATGTAGGAGATGAAATTATTACAAGAATCAGTAAAATGACATTAATTGAAAAGAAATTAAAATATAATCCGAGCTACAGCTTAGGATTTGAAAAGTCAGAAGGGCTAATTTCAATGATAAAAACACCCAATAATACATTTCCCGTATTTTGGCATGAATATGTAGAAGGCGAGGAAGTAATGAAAGCACCATTTCCAAGATATTAG
- a CDS encoding reverse transcriptase domain-containing protein: protein MDFTTYQKRFTEKATRQKMSDSDIADCLEYANVLFKNNVVTVYNTSHLSKLVGIRKAYIKRASIYTKSYYRSFEIAKRNGNPRTISEPLPNLKVIQDFILEEILNKVTVSAFAKAYKKNSSIKENVRYHVDQKIVLSLDIQDFFSSVSIEMVEKVFLDLGYSELLSDLFSKLCTLNKCLPQGASTSPYISNIILKGFDKKIADYCLDQNIRYTRYADDITLSGDFDTGTAITLIEDELLKLNLSINRNKTKVMTRNMRQVVTGIVVNEKIQVSGKERNKLRQNIFYLKKFGLLDYIEHEKIKFNNYLYHLYGKLSYIVYINPKDQEFIDYKIYVKDLIKKHYY from the coding sequence ATGGATTTTACTACTTATCAAAAAAGATTTACAGAAAAAGCAACTAGACAAAAAATGTCTGATTCTGATATTGCAGATTGTTTAGAATACGCAAACGTATTATTTAAAAACAATGTTGTTACAGTTTATAATACATCACATTTGTCTAAGCTTGTAGGTATAAGAAAAGCATATATTAAAAGAGCTTCAATTTACACAAAGTCATATTATAGGTCATTTGAAATTGCTAAGAGAAATGGCAATCCAAGAACAATTTCTGAACCTCTACCTAATTTGAAGGTTATTCAAGATTTTATATTGGAAGAAATTCTTAACAAAGTTACTGTAAGTGCATTTGCAAAAGCTTACAAGAAAAATTCTTCTATTAAAGAAAATGTACGGTATCATGTAGACCAAAAAATTGTATTATCTCTTGATATTCAAGATTTCTTTTCTTCAGTATCTATTGAAATGGTAGAAAAAGTTTTTTTAGATTTAGGATATTCAGAACTTTTATCTGATCTATTTAGTAAATTATGTACTCTAAACAAATGCCTACCTCAAGGAGCGTCTACAAGCCCATATATATCAAATATTATTTTAAAAGGTTTTGACAAGAAGATAGCAGATTACTGTCTTGATCAGAATATTAGATATACTAGATATGCTGACGATATTACATTGTCTGGTGATTTTGATACAGGGACAGCTATAACTCTGATTGAAGATGAGCTTTTGAAATTAAATCTTTCGATTAACAGAAATAAAACGAAAGTTATGACAAGAAATATGAGACAGGTTGTCACTGGAATTGTTGTAAATGAAAAAATTCAAGTTTCCGGAAAAGAAAGAAATAAGTTAAGACAAAATATTTTCTATCTGAAAAAATTTGGTTTGCTCGATTACATTGAGCACGAAAAAATAAAATTTAATAATTACTTATATCATTTGTATGGAAAACTTTCCTACATTGTTTATATTAATCCAAAAGACCAAGAGTTTATTGATTATAAAATTTATGTAAAAGATCTAATAAAAAAGCATTATTACTAA
- a CDS encoding GIY-YIG nuclease family protein translates to MQTSFVYILLCSDNTYYTGVTENVYKRFDEHQDGKYFGSYTFSRRPLQLVYFCQFMDIEQAIAFEKKIKKWSQAKKLALIEGRYEDLPNLAKKKFGR, encoded by the coding sequence ATGCAAACATCATTCGTCTACATATTACTTTGTTCTGACAATACCTACTACACTGGAGTAACCGAAAATGTGTACAAACGTTTTGATGAACATCAAGACGGTAAATATTTTGGTTCTTACACGTTCTCAAGACGACCGTTACAATTAGTATATTTTTGTCAGTTTATGGATATCGAACAAGCAATTGCATTTGAGAAAAAGATTAAGAAATGGTCACAGGCGAAAAAATTAGCATTGATTGAAGGAAGATATGAAGACCTGCCTAATCTTGCGAAAAAGAAGTTTGGGAGATAA